In the genome of Leptospiraceae bacterium, the window TTGAAGATGTGATTGTTCAAATCACTTTTGATCCTCCATGGAATCCAAGAGAAATGGCAAGCGAAGAAATCCGAATGCTCATGGGAATTTATTAAGCTATGAAGTACTTAATCATTGGCGCATCAGGTGGCATTGGGAAAAAAATTGCCGAAATTCTAAGCCGAGAACCCGAGAATCAACTGATATTGACGTATAACAAACACCCTATACAAGAGTTTCCTTCAGCAACGAAAATCCAGTACAATGTATTAGAAAATCACAACCCTTTTGAAAATCTTAATCTTTCATCTCTTGATGGTTTGGTTTACACACCTGGAGCTATTTTGTTGAAACCTTTTGATCGTATTTCTCCTGAAGAATTCAAAAATGACTTTGAGCTCCAAGTCTTAGGAGCTGCGAAAACCATCCAATATGTTTTGAAGTACCTAAAACAAAGTCAAAAGGCAAGCATAGTTCTTTTTAGCACAGTGGCTACCAAGATTGGTATGAGCTTTCATTCTCTTGTCTCAACGTCAAAATCCGCTATTGAGGGTTTGACTCTTTCTCTTGCCGCCGAATTTGCTCCTCATATACGAGTGAATTGTATTGCTCCCTCCATTACTAATACGCCACTGGCAAGTGGATTTCTTAACACCGAACAGAAAGTCAAAAATCTCTCCGATCGACATCCCCTCAAACGAATAGGTAGTCCTGAGGACATTGCAGAGCTAACAGTGTTTTTACTTAGCCCGAAATCCAGTTGGATTACAGGTCAAGTAATCCCTGTTGATGGTGGAATGTCAACCATACGGAATTTTTAAAAGTTGAAATCCTGTGGATTGATATTTCCGCATCAGCTTTTTTTATCATCACCCCTTTTTGAGTATAAAATTGATAAGTATTACTTAATAGAAGAATACCTTTTCTTTTTACAATACAAATTTCATAAAACCAAACTTGCCTATCACATCGCCACCATGAAGTTCTATTTTCACTACCTTAAAAACAAAAATCTAAACGTTGAATACATCTCGCATGAACTCCCTCTTAGTGATGTAAGAAATCTTATTCCTCATGTTATCAAACAAGGCTACTCAACCATTTACGTGATCGATCCTGTGGATGATTGGCTATCAAAAAGAATCAAAAGAAAATCAAGTGAATTCAATGCTAATCTAAAAATCTTAGATAGCCCCATGTTTTTACTTTCTCAAAAAGACATAGAAGCATATCATCATGAGTTTCAGAAAGCAAAACCCCATCAAACTTCTTTTTATATCCACTTTCGAAAAAAGTTTCAAATCCTTATTGAGGAAAATTCAAAACCAGTTGGTGGCAAGTGGAGTTATGACGTTCAAAACCGAAAAAAAATCCCACGAAGCATAGTCATCCCCGTATCAAAAACTTACACAAACAAAGAATGGATCCAAGCAAAAGCTCTCGTCTTAGATAAATTTCATCAAAATCCCGGAGAAATCCTAGAAAATTCATACTATCCTTTGACATTTGATGATGCCCAAAATCATCTTGATTTATTCTTGAGGTTTAAACTTCATAATTTTGGAGAATATCAGGATGCCATAAGTTTTAGGGACCCGTTTTTATTTCACTCAAATCTTTCTGCTTGTATGAACATTGGTTTAATTACTCCCAAAGAAGTTATCAAAAAGACGATGGAGTTTTTCGAGTCAAAGCGAAAAATTCCTATAAATAGCATTGAAGGTTTTCTTCGTCAAATTTTGGGTTGGCGAGAATTCATCCGCTATGTCTATGTGAAATACGGAATCACTCAGAGAAACTCCAATTATTGGAACTTCGAAAACAGAAAGCAGATTGAAATCTTCTACAAAAGAAAAACAAACATTTTGCCAGTTGATTTAGTATTAGAGAAAGTACACAAGATTGCCTATTCTCATCACATTGAGAGATTGATGCTTCTTGGAAATTTGATGCTTCTTTTAAATATTCATCCCGAAGAAGTTTATCTTTTTTTTATGATTCACTATATTGATGCTTATGATTGGGTGATGGTTCCCAATGTTTATGGTATGTCTCAATTTGCTGATGGGGGTTTGATGTCCACAAAACCCTATTTTAGTTCGAGTTCATACATTATAAAGATGTCTGACTCTTCTTACAAAAATCAAGATTGGCGAATATATTTTGATGCTTTGTTTTGGAAGTTTTTGTTTGATCACCAATCAAAACTACAAACTAATCCAAGAATGAGCATACTCCTCAGGCATCTATCATCAAAAAATGAAAATGAAATCCAAAAACAAGTGGAAACCTATATTAAATCGGTTTTATAAAAATATGGAAGTTTTGTCCAATCTTATTAATCTCGTTTGGATAAAAAAGGATTTTAGGATAGAAGATAACGAAGCTCTACAAAAAGCTGAGGAATTATCTTTGCCTTACTTGATTGTGGTGTTAATTGAACCTTTTTCGTTGAAACTCAAAGATCGAAATGAAAGATTCTTTAAATTATTTTATAAAAACGCTATAGAGTTTCAAAGAACCATCCAAAAGAAAACAGGAAAAACTATTTCTATTCTATATTCCGAGATGGAAGATGTTCTTAGGTTCTTGATCAATCAAAAAAATAGAATCCATACTTTAATTGCGTATGAAGAATATACAACCAGAGCTCTTTACGAAAGAGATAAGCATGTTCGAAAATTCTGCAAAAACCATCAGATACACATGTTAGAAATCCCCCTTGATTGTATTGCACGAGGAAGTAGAAAACTTCACACCCACGAAGAAATCCAAGAATACTATTATCACAAAAAAGTCGCAACTCCAAAACTAAAAAGGCTCATCGAATATCCAGAACTCCAAGAAAAATTCCCCGTACCCGAATCATTTTTGAACTATATAAAGAATGATTCATTAAATCTCGATGTCGGAGAAGAAAAAGCCAAAGAAACCTTAAATTCATTTCTCCAAAAAAGAGCAAGGTTTTATTTGTCTACCATTTCCCAGCCTTTTAAAAGTTATTTTTATTCTTCCCGTTTGTCGCATTTTCTTTCTTTTGGAAATATCACTACTCGTTCTATTCTCCAAACCATAGCCATTTCTCAAGAGTATCCAAAAAATAAAAGAAATCTTGATGCTTTCATTAGTAGGCTTTTTTGGCGAAGGCATTTTATTCAAAAGTTTGAAAAAGATTGTACTACTTATGAATATCATGCAATCAATCCTTACTTTGAGAATCTCCCCATTCAGAAAAATGAAGAACTGATCTTGAAATTCCAAAACGCAGAAACTGGCATACCCATAATTGATGCTTGCATCCTCC includes:
- a CDS encoding SDR family oxidoreductase, coding for MKYLIIGASGGIGKKIAEILSREPENQLILTYNKHPIQEFPSATKIQYNVLENHNPFENLNLSSLDGLVYTPGAILLKPFDRISPEEFKNDFELQVLGAAKTIQYVLKYLKQSQKASIVLFSTVATKIGMSFHSLVSTSKSAIEGLTLSLAAEFAPHIRVNCIAPSITNTPLASGFLNTEQKVKNLSDRHPLKRIGSPEDIAELTVFLLSPKSSWITGQVIPVDGGMSTIRNF
- a CDS encoding cryptochrome/photolyase family protein, coding for MIFPHQLFLSSPLFEYKIDKYYLIEEYLFFLQYKFHKTKLAYHIATMKFYFHYLKNKNLNVEYISHELPLSDVRNLIPHVIKQGYSTIYVIDPVDDWLSKRIKRKSSEFNANLKILDSPMFLLSQKDIEAYHHEFQKAKPHQTSFYIHFRKKFQILIEENSKPVGGKWSYDVQNRKKIPRSIVIPVSKTYTNKEWIQAKALVLDKFHQNPGEILENSYYPLTFDDAQNHLDLFLRFKLHNFGEYQDAISFRDPFLFHSNLSACMNIGLITPKEVIKKTMEFFESKRKIPINSIEGFLRQILGWREFIRYVYVKYGITQRNSNYWNFENRKQIEIFYKRKTNILPVDLVLEKVHKIAYSHHIERLMLLGNLMLLLNIHPEEVYLFFMIHYIDAYDWVMVPNVYGMSQFADGGLMSTKPYFSSSSYIIKMSDSSYKNQDWRIYFDALFWKFLFDHQSKLQTNPRMSILLRHLSSKNENEIQKQVETYIKSVL
- a CDS encoding deoxyribodipyrimidine photo-lyase codes for the protein MEVLSNLINLVWIKKDFRIEDNEALQKAEELSLPYLIVVLIEPFSLKLKDRNERFFKLFYKNAIEFQRTIQKKTGKTISILYSEMEDVLRFLINQKNRIHTLIAYEEYTTRALYERDKHVRKFCKNHQIHMLEIPLDCIARGSRKLHTHEEIQEYYYHKKVATPKLKRLIEYPELQEKFPVPESFLNYIKNDSLNLDVGEEKAKETLNSFLQKRARFYLSTISQPFKSYFYSSRLSHFLSFGNITTRSILQTIAISQEYPKNKRNLDAFISRLFWRRHFIQKFEKDCTTYEYHAINPYFENLPIQKNEELILKFQNAETGIPIIDACILQLKHEGWLNFRMRAMLVSFFCFYLEQDWRDIHYFLSKLFIDYEPGIHFPQIQMQAGITGYNTIRMYNPIKQSRENDPEGKFIYKWLPSLRNIPPSLVHTPWRLTTLEQKLYRFELGKNYPHPIVDMENHQSYINQYLWQLKKKREVKEFSKNLSYEFRSIS